In the bacterium genome, one interval contains:
- a CDS encoding BON domain-containing protein gives MTRTVRTIMIFGLAVFALSFAFDAAAQSAADAKRTLKVGKKFYIEPGMMEVKLMAMRGTLMMTGSVASEELKAKAEELASGQKGIKEVRNRIIVRPPEEANPTDDEILAKIEKAIEDDEELMRARRKLEFTVTEKNVMVKGKLKDYSQAGSLISEIRNIRGVQSLDYKKLKY, from the coding sequence ATGACTCGCACCGTTCGCACGATCATGATTTTTGGCCTGGCGGTTTTCGCGCTCAGCTTTGCTTTCGACGCCGCGGCACAGAGCGCTGCTGACGCCAAGCGCACGCTCAAAGTTGGGAAGAAGTTCTACATCGAGCCCGGCATGATGGAAGTCAAGCTCATGGCAATGCGCGGCACACTCATGATGACCGGTAGTGTCGCGAGCGAGGAATTGAAGGCGAAGGCGGAAGAACTCGCCTCCGGCCAGAAGGGCATCAAGGAAGTCCGCAATCGCATCATCGTTCGTCCGCCGGAGGAAGCCAATCCGACCGATGACGAGATCCTGGCCAAGATCGAAAAGGCCATCGAAGACGACGAAGAGCTGATGCGGGCCCGCCGCAAGCTCGAGTTCACCGTCACGGAAAAGAACGTGATGGTCAAAGGCAAGCTCAAGGACTACTCGCAAGCGGGTTCCCTGATCTCTGAGATCCGCAATATTCGCGGGGTCCAGTCGCTGGATTACAAGAAGCTCAAGTACTGA
- the lon gene encoding endopeptidase La — MEIGGETVSVPRELPLLPVRNTVVFPGVTLPLNVGRSRSLAAVQAASRSGGLLAVLPQRAADTEEPDQAELFEYGTVTKIIHVADTGNGLSVVVLGLARIRVEELIEAEGYRAVNVDLPEDMFDQTPEAEAARRTVQRLARELVELRDDLPNEAIEVLDRIDDSARLADLIAFNSNLPLDEKVELLAQPDVLARLRVLMSYLVREIRIAQVSKSFAERAAGEIDHGQRKKLLREQLRKIREELGEADEQVAEGDELRTRLEDAELPEDVYDVAEREVNRMSGMPSHSPERSVSRSYVEWILDLPWAAETEDNLDLPHARRILDEDHYGLENVKERVLEYLAVRHLVDDPKGPILCFVGPPGVGKTSLGKSVARAMGRKFVRASLGGVRDEAEIRGHRRTYVGALPGRVIQSLKTAGTRNPVFMLDEIDKVGTDYRGDPSSALLEVLDPEQNGTFSDHYLDLPFDLSKVLFIATANRTDTIPPPLLDRMELIELPGYTAREKQRIARDFLVQRQLEGHGLDSSDVTLSDEVIAAIIDGYTREAGVRNLERNIAALVRKSALKIAENQAAPEITPDDLAKLLGPPPFEREMAERFDRAGIATGMVWTPIGGDIVFTESARMQGKPGLNLTGQLGDVMRESAETALSYLRSNAEQLKIDPTVFEKNQIHIHVPAGGISKDGPSAGIPMLISLTSLLTGRPVRGDVAMTGEITLRGQVLPVGGIKGKVLAAHRAGIKHVIMPRRNKMDLEEVPAEVREAITFSFVDHSIDAIKEAIPQVG, encoded by the coding sequence ATCGAGATCGGGGGCGAGACCGTCTCCGTCCCCAGGGAACTACCTCTGCTGCCGGTTCGGAATACCGTCGTGTTCCCCGGCGTCACGCTGCCCTTGAATGTCGGCCGCTCTCGCTCTCTGGCGGCGGTTCAGGCGGCGTCGCGTTCGGGCGGTCTACTCGCCGTTCTACCGCAACGCGCAGCCGATACCGAAGAGCCCGATCAGGCGGAGCTGTTCGAGTACGGCACGGTGACCAAGATCATTCACGTCGCCGACACCGGTAACGGCCTTTCGGTGGTCGTCCTCGGCCTTGCGCGCATCCGCGTCGAGGAATTGATCGAGGCCGAAGGCTACCGGGCGGTGAATGTCGACCTTCCCGAAGATATGTTCGATCAGACGCCGGAGGCCGAAGCCGCCCGCCGCACCGTGCAACGACTTGCGCGCGAACTGGTCGAATTGCGGGACGATCTGCCCAACGAAGCGATCGAGGTTCTCGACCGGATCGATGACTCCGCGCGACTCGCCGATCTGATCGCGTTCAATAGCAACCTGCCGCTCGACGAGAAGGTCGAACTGCTCGCGCAACCCGACGTGCTCGCCCGTCTGCGAGTGCTCATGAGCTATCTGGTGCGCGAGATCCGCATCGCGCAGGTCAGCAAGAGCTTTGCGGAACGTGCGGCCGGTGAGATCGACCACGGCCAGCGCAAGAAACTGCTCCGGGAACAACTGCGGAAGATCCGGGAAGAACTCGGCGAGGCCGACGAGCAGGTGGCAGAAGGCGACGAATTGCGCACGCGTCTGGAAGACGCCGAACTACCCGAGGATGTGTACGACGTCGCGGAGCGCGAAGTCAATCGCATGTCGGGCATGCCTTCGCACTCGCCTGAGCGTTCCGTCTCGCGCTCCTATGTGGAGTGGATTCTCGATCTGCCATGGGCAGCCGAGACCGAAGACAACCTCGATCTGCCGCACGCACGTCGGATTCTCGATGAAGATCACTACGGGTTGGAAAACGTCAAGGAACGCGTCCTGGAGTATCTGGCGGTGCGCCACCTCGTCGACGATCCCAAGGGCCCTATCCTGTGCTTCGTTGGACCACCGGGGGTGGGCAAGACCTCTCTGGGCAAGTCCGTCGCGCGAGCGATGGGTCGCAAATTCGTCCGGGCATCGCTGGGTGGCGTGCGCGACGAGGCCGAGATTCGCGGGCATCGCCGCACGTACGTAGGTGCGCTTCCCGGCCGCGTGATTCAGAGCCTGAAGACGGCGGGGACCCGCAATCCCGTATTCATGCTCGATGAGATCGACAAGGTTGGGACCGACTACCGAGGGGATCCGTCCTCTGCGTTGCTCGAAGTACTCGACCCCGAACAGAACGGCACGTTCTCGGACCACTACCTGGATCTGCCATTCGATCTTTCCAAGGTCCTGTTCATTGCGACCGCGAACCGCACCGACACGATTCCACCGCCCCTGCTGGACCGCATGGAGCTGATCGAGTTACCCGGTTACACCGCGCGCGAGAAGCAGCGCATCGCGCGAGACTTCCTCGTGCAGCGTCAGCTCGAAGGCCATGGGCTGGATTCGTCGGACGTGACGCTTTCGGATGAGGTGATCGCCGCGATCATAGATGGCTACACACGGGAAGCCGGTGTTCGCAATCTGGAACGCAATATCGCCGCGCTCGTGCGGAAGTCGGCCCTCAAGATCGCCGAAAACCAAGCTGCCCCCGAGATCACCCCGGATGATCTCGCCAAGCTCCTGGGACCGCCCCCGTTTGAACGCGAGATGGCGGAGCGCTTCGATCGCGCCGGAATTGCCACGGGCATGGTCTGGACGCCGATCGGCGGTGACATCGTCTTCACAGAGTCGGCCCGGATGCAGGGGAAACCCGGCCTCAACCTCACAGGTCAGCTCGGCGACGTGATGCGCGAATCCGCTGAGACGGCCCTCTCCTATCTGCGCAGTAACGCCGAGCAACTCAAGATCGATCCCACTGTATTCGAGAAGAATCAGATCCACATCCACGTTCCTGCGGGCGGTATCAGCAAGGACGGTCCTTCTGCGGGGATTCCGATGCTGATTTCCCTGACCAGCCTGCTCACCGGTCGTCCCGTTCGCGGTGACGTCGCAATGACCGGCGAGATCACACTGCGCGGCCAGGTTCTGCCCGTCGGCGGGATCAAGGGCAAGGTGCTTGCAGCGCATCGCGCGGGTAT
- a CDS encoding glutamate--cysteine ligase produces the protein MTMTREDPTLAQPLENPDQLLEFFRHGEKPPARWKLGTEHEKLGLYSDTLEPVPYEGERGIGALFEVLRRDHGFSPLLDEGKLLGLERDGTSITLEPGGQLELSGAPLSTLHETCKEFNDHIALLKHVSEPFRIVWLGLGVRPIAPIERTPKMPRGRYAIMREYLGKRDELGLHMMHATAGVQANFDFESEADAADKLRVGLAASPISTALWANSSISEGEPNGYESQRAWVWRKTDPDRCGFLPFAFEKGWGEGTVYSRYTEWALDVPMYFIVREGTHLPTRGLTFRHFMAEGFEGHSAILADWNVHLTTLFPEVRLKRVIETRGTDAVPPGLVCALPAFWKGLFYDAGSLAAARQRLDNWTFEEVDALHAEVARVGLKAQAPDGLVAAVARELVDISAAGLKRLGAKSRSGEDESLFLEPIYAILDRGTSPGRNLLDRWEGSWKRRIELLVEYARY, from the coding sequence ATGACCATGACCCGCGAAGACCCGACTCTGGCTCAGCCGCTGGAGAATCCGGATCAACTGCTCGAGTTCTTCCGCCATGGAGAGAAGCCACCGGCCCGTTGGAAGCTCGGAACCGAGCACGAGAAGCTCGGACTCTATTCCGACACCCTGGAGCCGGTTCCCTACGAGGGAGAACGGGGTATCGGCGCTCTTTTCGAAGTGCTGCGTCGTGACCACGGATTCTCGCCGCTACTCGACGAAGGAAAGTTGTTAGGTTTGGAGCGAGACGGAACCAGTATTACGCTGGAACCGGGTGGCCAGCTCGAACTATCGGGTGCGCCGCTGTCGACCCTGCACGAGACGTGCAAGGAGTTCAATGACCACATTGCCCTGCTGAAGCACGTATCAGAACCTTTTCGGATCGTTTGGCTCGGTCTCGGAGTGCGGCCGATCGCGCCGATCGAGCGCACTCCGAAAATGCCGAGAGGTCGCTATGCGATCATGCGCGAGTATCTCGGGAAGCGAGACGAGCTCGGCCTACACATGATGCATGCCACCGCAGGCGTGCAGGCGAACTTCGATTTCGAGTCCGAAGCCGACGCCGCCGACAAGCTGCGCGTCGGCCTTGCCGCGTCCCCGATCTCGACAGCATTGTGGGCGAATTCGAGCATCAGTGAAGGCGAGCCAAACGGCTATGAATCGCAGCGTGCATGGGTGTGGCGCAAGACGGATCCCGATCGCTGCGGATTTCTGCCGTTCGCCTTCGAAAAGGGATGGGGCGAAGGCACGGTGTATTCGCGTTACACCGAGTGGGCACTCGATGTTCCGATGTATTTCATCGTGCGCGAGGGCACGCACCTGCCGACGCGCGGGTTGACGTTTCGGCATTTCATGGCCGAGGGATTCGAAGGTCACTCGGCGATACTCGCCGACTGGAATGTCCACTTGACCACATTGTTTCCCGAAGTTCGACTCAAGCGAGTGATCGAAACACGCGGTACCGATGCCGTACCTCCCGGACTGGTTTGCGCACTGCCGGCGTTCTGGAAGGGTCTGTTCTACGACGCGGGCTCGCTGGCCGCCGCCCGCCAGCGACTGGATAACTGGACTTTCGAAGAAGTCGACGCACTGCACGCGGAGGTGGCGCGAGTTGGACTCAAGGCGCAGGCGCCCGACGGTTTGGTCGCAGCTGTAGCGCGCGAACTCGTCGATATCTCGGCTGCCGGTCTGAAGCGACTGGGCGCAAAGAGTCGCTCCGGAGAGGACGAGAGCCTGTTTCTGGAACCCATCTACGCGATTCTGGACCGTGGAACCAGCCCTGGCAGGAATCTCCTGGATCGCTGGGAGGGTTCCTGGAAGCGGCGGATTGAACTGCTGGTCGAATACGCCCGGTACTGA